The Acidobacteriota bacterium nucleotide sequence CGGTGATCGCGACGGTGGTAGCGAACTGGCTCTATCTGATCTGGAGCGGTGCCTGATCGGTTGCCCCTCCCCGAGCGAGAGTTGACCACCGAAGTGCGGCGGCAAAAGCGCTTCCTCGAATTTCCGTCGCGCGGGCGGCTGTTCGCCTGGATCCTGCTTCTGGCCCTGTTCGTGGACTGGGCCCGTCCCGCGGAGCGGCAAGTCAGCGTGCACCTTCTCACCGGCGGCATCTCCTTCTACCAGCAGTTTCTTTCTCCGGTCGTTTCGCGTCTAGGAACGCGATGCCGCTTCCATCCGACCTGTAGCCGCTACGGGGAGATGGCGATCCACCAACACGGTGCGTTGCTCGGTACGGCGATGACCGCCCGACGGCTGGTGCGCTGTGGCCCATGGACCCCGATGGGCACCAGAGACTTTCCTTGATCGGTCGCGCGCAAGTCGGTTCCGCACGGACACGTCCGGGCCGGAGAGAACGCCTGCGGAGTCTATTCGCCGTCGCCGGTAGCTCGCTGATGTTCGCCTTGCTGATGTTTCAGGCCTTGGAGCGAGCCGAAAGTTCCAGACAGCGGGTGGGCGTTGCTTTGGCCCAGACCGGTGGCGCCGGGGTGGATGTGGCCGAGGTTCGCACCGACAGCGCGGCCGAAGAGGGAGGCTTGCGGGTCGGGGATCGGGTGGTGAGGATCGGAACGGAAGAGATTCGTCGACTGGCCGACTGGGACCGGGTAGCGAATACCTTCGAGCGTGGCGTACCGGTCCCTTTCGAGGTCGAGCGGGAGGGCGCCCGACTGCGATTTTCCATCGCGCCGGGAGAGCCTGCCGGCTGGCCCGAGTTCATTTTCGTCGTCATCACCGTCATGGCCTACTGGGCCCTCGTTTTGCTGGTGTTGGTGCAATCGTCCGATCATCTGCGAGGTCGGCTCCTGCTGGCGTTCTCGGTCGCCGTGGCGTTGGAACTCGCGATGCCCACCGGGGGTTCCGGCCCCTTCTTGCTGACAGCCGTGTTGGTGAGTCTCTTCTACTTGATCACCGGCCTGCAGATCGGCCTCGAACTCCACCTCGCCTCGCTGATTCCCGGTCGGCCGGACTGGCTGCAGCGCCGCCGGTGGGTGGTGCCCTGCTACTACGTCACCGGCCTCGGGCCGGCGGCCTTCGCCACTTTCGCTCTGATGACCGAGGACGTGCTGGGCCGCCGGATGCTGCCGTGGTCGAGCCTGGAGGTCGAGCGGGCGTTGCTGGGCTATGGCCTTCCCATCTGGGCGGTGGCTCTGGCGGTGCTGTTGGCGAGCCAGGCCTGGCGGTCTCCGGAGCCTGTCGGCCGTCGCCAGGCGGCGGTGGTGCTGGCCGGCATGACGCCCTGGTTGATCTTCGTCTTGGCGACGGCGCCGTGGATTCGTTCCGGTGAGATTCTGGGGCGCTGGCAGACCCTCGAACCGTTGGTTTTGCTGTTCTACCCGGTGGCGGTGTTCGTGGCGATCTTCAAGTTCCACCTGCTGGACCTCGAACTGGCGGTGCGGCGCGACCTGGTCTACAACCTGGTGACGGGCATCTTGCTGCTGCTCTTCTATGCTTCCATCGGGGCGGGAGGAGCGCTGGTCTCGCGGGGTGTGGGCGAGGCCGGCTCGGTATGGGTGATCTCCGGTGCCACCCTGTTGTTGGGACTGCTGTTCGGTCCGTTGCGCCGGGCCCTTCATCACATGATCGAACGGCGCTTCTTTCCGGAGCGCGAAGCGTTGCGCCAACGATTGATCGACCTGGCGGCGGACCTTCCGGCGGAAGGCAAATTGCCGCGCATGGGCGAACGGTTGGTTTCCGGCCTGGGAGAGATCTTCGATGCCCGCTCGGCCACCCTCACCATAGCCGATCCGGCCTCCCACCTGTTGACCACCTTGTCATCGCGCGGCGTGCCGGGTTCCGGTTTGTGGCCGCTCCTCACCCTGCAAGATCCCGCCGTAGTGGCGGTCGAGAAGGCTCGCCGGGCGCTGCCCATCGACCAGCTCGCCCCCCTGA carries:
- the yidD gene encoding membrane protein insertion efficiency factor YidD is translated as MPLPERELTTEVRRQKRFLEFPSRGRLFAWILLLALFVDWARPAERQVSVHLLTGGISFYQQFLSPVVSRLGTRCRFHPTCSRYGEMAIHQHGALLGTAMTARRLVRCGPWTPMGTRDFP
- a CDS encoding diguanylate cyclase, which encodes MFALLMFQALERAESSRQRVGVALAQTGGAGVDVAEVRTDSAAEEGGLRVGDRVVRIGTEEIRRLADWDRVANTFERGVPVPFEVEREGARLRFSIAPGEPAGWPEFIFVVITVMAYWALVLLVLVQSSDHLRGRLLLAFSVAVALELAMPTGGSGPFLLTAVLVSLFYLITGLQIGLELHLASLIPGRPDWLQRRRWVVPCYYVTGLGPAAFATFALMTEDVLGRRMLPWSSLEVERALLGYGLPIWAVALAVLLASQAWRSPEPVGRRQAAVVLAGMTPWLIFVLATAPWIRSGEILGRWQTLEPLVLLFYPVAVFVAIFKFHLLDLELAVRRDLVYNLVTGILLLLFYASIGAGGALVSRGVGEAGSVWVISGATLLLGLLFGPLRRALHHMIERRFFPEREALRQRLIDLAADLPAEGKLPRMGERLVSGLGEIFDARSATLTIADPASHLLTTLSSRGVPGSGLWPLLTLQDPAVVAVEKARRALPIDQLAPLSEPFAHFAENVRAELAIPLLSRDRLVGLLLLGERPVGAFTAEQVELLSLLSHQVASVLENARLFESATYESLTGMLRREAILSKLDEEFDRALRYGRPLTIGLADLDHFKGINDRFGHLAGDGLLRLLARSIQDELRHTDAVGRYGGEEFLLVLPETDLPGAAAVAEKLLKAVRETTLPAKEGEARVTVSIGLASLADLAPLGNSQGGAASPIAEDLIAAADESLYAAKEEGRDRVYPDVAGPSTLPRSATIRA